A single region of the Triticum urartu cultivar G1812 unplaced genomic scaffold, Tu2.1 TuUngrouped_contig_4942, whole genome shotgun sequence genome encodes:
- the LOC125528535 gene encoding uncharacterized protein LOC125528535 — protein MDDVYGRIEVFPQHFTPNKESTSKSNMDPSPSPRRRSWTPKRVKGPASLLQLLSIPRIRWSSSNEDDDKIELTRAQVESLRSEIADADERESQLKARLENIDEVLRYARLSGYLHIRSRWTQLPGEPPIIDDADVDDWLPRFVVLQGQCLYYYLKSTDLSPQESTLLRDVVEVGQLPNFVPEDGKTRYAFFILTRQGLRFECSSSCEIQVDSWVRAVRSDCKLAEAGAEAKSKTSGGW, from the exons ATGGATGATGTTTACGGGAGAATAGAGGTCTTCCCACAGCACTTCACTCCCAACAAAGAGTCCACAAGTAAGAGCAACATGGATCCTTCACCAAG CCCGCGTAGGCGTTCTTGGACCCCGAAACGAGTCAAGGGACCCGCGTCGCTTCTGCAACTCTTGTCTATTCCTCGTATTAGGTGGTCTTCCAGCAACGAGGATGATGACAAG ATCGAATTGACCAGAGCTCAAGTGGAATCATTACGAAGCGAAATCGCCGATGCCGATGAAAGGGAGTCCCAGCTAAAAGCTCG GTTAGAGAATATTGACGAAGTCTTGAGATATGCACGCCTTTCTGGGTACCTCCATATTAGAAGT AGATGGACTCAACTTCCTGGGGAGCCGCCTATCATAGACGATGCCGATGTGGATGACTGGCTTCCCCGCTTTGTTGTCCTACAAGGACAGTGTTTATACTACTATCTGAAGTCTACAG ACCTGAGCCCGCAGGAATCGACGCTGCTGCGCGACGTGGTGGAGGTAGGGCAGCTCCCCAACTTTGTGCCGGAGGACGGGAAAACGAGATACGCCTTCTTCATACTGACCCGGCAGGGCCTGAGGTTCGAGTGCTCGAGCAGCTGCGAGATACAG GTGGATTCGTGGGTAAGGGCCGTAAGAAGCGACTGCAAACTGGCAGAAGCAGGCGCCGAGGCGAAGAGCAAGACGAGCGGGGGATGGTGA